CGCATACCCGATGCAGTTCAGGACTCAATGCCGGCTGCTTCATGCAGAGCGGATACAGGATCCGCAAGACATCCTGCGGCTGTGGCCCATCGACTCGCGCGTCCAATTCGGAAAGAAGATTGATCTCATCAGGCATCCGCTGGCGAACCCGATTCAGGCGCCATTCTTTGTACCGCTCAATCATCCACCGATTCAATCGCTGCCTGAAGGTGCCGCTTCCATCATCCGCCAATTCCCAGGAGTGCGTGGGAGCGATCTTCATCAATGTTCCTTCGTACTCGGATGACATGTAAATGAAGTGGCAACTCGTCGGACAGATCGCGCCGAATCCACGCTCGAATGAGAACATCTCGCGCCCCGTCTCAGTCGACCAGAGTCGTGCTGCCCCCTGCCACGAAGAGACGACGCGCGTGTCGTTTCCAATGAACTTCACGTTGTGCATCGGGAAGTCCGTGCGATCCAATTTCGCAATCAGGTGACCGCTATTGAGATCTCGCAGGACAGGTCGTCCCTTCTCCGGCCACGCAAGGAGCAGCTTTCCATTCTGCGAAACCCGAACACCGCTGATGTCGAATGGAAACGACATTCGTTCGCGCGGCTTCAGTGTTCCATCATCCCACAATCGCACAGTCTTGTCGGCGCCGATCGTAATGAAGACTTTCAACCGACGGTCATACGTAAGTTCACGGATTCCGGACTTGTGGGCCAGGCGCTCACTCAGTAACTCACCACTGCTCGCCTGCAGCACAAGAAGTCGCCCGTCATCCATTGCAACGACCAGTTTCGTGCCGTCCGAAGTGTATCGGATGTCTAATAGCGACTCTTTGTCTCTGGCGTCCCAATCACCCAAGTGACGCGCTTCTTTGTCTTCCAGCGAATACAGCGAAATGTGCGTGCCTTCTTCGTTCGTCACAGCCAGGTGCCCTGAGTTTGGCTCGAGCGCAAAGGTGCCAACCGAACCCTCGAAAGTGTAAACGCCCAGAATTGCACTGTCGCTTCTCCGCGACTTCTCGATTGTGAAGATGTCGCCTCTGACTCCGGGAATGTAAATGACCGAATCGTCGTCGGTCATCATCGAACCGATGTAGAGATTGTATTCACGACCACCGACAAAGAGGATGTCGCCGGTCTCTACGTCGCGTTGCTCGAACCACCGAAGGCTGATTGCGGAGACGAACTGGTCGCTCTCATCAAACGCCGCGACTCCGCCCGGAATTCGTGTGCCGACGTATGGTGTCTCGATCGAGCGGATGTGCGTCTTGCCCTTCTCATCAACGATCCAGACAGCGTCGCCGCTGGGCATGAGCACGATCCGACGTGTTCCGGCGACGGGGAATTCCTGCATCAGCGAGACATCCAACATTCCCGGGAACGTCATCAGACGCATCTTCCCATCGCCGTAGACGAGGAGATGTTGTTCGTCCTCAGCGAGATCGGCAGAGCCGACTTCGCGACCAGCAAAGCCTTCCGGACGGGGATTCTCCTGCATCAGCGGATAGGGAGGAGAAGCAGGCAAGACGTCGCCGGACTTCATATCGATGATCTGATATTGGGGGAAGCTGTAGCCGCAAGAAATCAGAAGGCGTGCCGGATCGTTCGACATCGTCAGGCCAGCCACAGAGACCTCCGCCTTCCGCAGCGGTCCCGAATCGATTCTTCCATAGAGCGCCGGCGAATTGCCCTGGCCTGTCGCGAAGTAGCGGCGTTGCCGATCGCTTGTGTGATAGAATGCGTGCCAGCGCGATTCGATCGCGCCTGTCTCGTAAAGCAACTCTGCCTCACCCGTCTCTGGATCGCAGCGACGCGTTTCGTTGGAGGAGATCGTGATCAGGCGATTCGCACCCCAATAGAGGGCGCGAATGTATCGACGATGCGGAACCATTGGTCGCACGTCGCCGCTTTCGAGATCGACAATGGAGATCGCGCCCGATTGATCGCCCAATGCGATCTGCTTTCCGTCCGGAGAGAATTCCATCGCCGTGATCGCGGCTTCCATCGGACTCTCGAACTGTGTGACGACGTCCCACTGGGCAGTATCGATAACCAACAGGGGCACACCATCACCGACCAGAGCGATGCGGCTTTCGTCCTGCGAGTAGGCAACGAGCATACCCTCCGGAGCCCGATTTGCGACTTCAAAAAGGACCTGCCCCGTTTCCGCTTTCACCACGCACAGGCCTGACTCTTCATTGACTCCGATGGCGTAATTCTTGGACGGCGACCAGTCCAGATACTCGAATGGAATCTCCCACAGATCGTTGATCGCCAGCGTCATCAGGTAGCCCCACTCCCAGTAGCGATCGCGCTCCGGAATGTGCAGCAATTCCTCGACGGCTTCGGTTCGACGTCCCTGGCTGGCCAGCGATTCCGCCAGCAGCAATCGCGCGCGCATCGTCTCGCGCTCCGCCAGTCCCTTCGCCTGCTGTGTCGCAAGGCGAGCCTCATTCGCCTGTTCGAGCTGCTCCAGGACGCGCGAGTTCGCATCGGAAAGGCGCGTCGTGAGAGAGACCGCGCCAGTCGCCGCGATGATAGTGAGAATCACAATCACTGCGGCGAAGATTCGAAGATTGCGCTTGTTCGCGCTCCTCTTCGATTCGGCTGCATCGACCAACCCGAGGACTTCCTCTCGCCGCACGAGGTTGCCGAGACGTTCGGCTTCGCCTCGGGCGAGCTTCAGGTCGCCGCGTTTCAAAGCCAGGCGCGCATAACGTTCTACCAGGTCCTCGCGTTGGGCGTCGTAATCCGGATTCCCCGGCCACAGCACACGCGCTTGCCCCAATTTTGCCAATGCATCGGCAAAGTCCCGGTAATTGTTTCCGATGCTCGCCGTGGAGACTTCCGACGTCAGGGAGCGCGATTCCTGGCGGTTCCTGGCGCCGGTTATGAAATCGCGAAGAGCAGCGTGGAATTCCAGCGCAGTCGGTCGACTTTGCGGATCCGGACTGAGCGCCCACATTGCCAGTTCACCCAGCGCTTTGGGAACTTCACGATCCGGCGCGACCTCCTCGAACGGGATAATATCCCCATCCGCCGCATGGGCGAGAGCCTGATCCGTGGAGCTCCCCGGATGCGGCGAGTGTTTCGTCAGCAGGTAGTAGAGAATCCCACCGAGCAGGTAACAATCCGTCCAAGGCCCGAGATCGTCGGGAACATCCTTGGTCTGCTCGGGTGCCATGAAACTCGGCGTACCCGCGGGACAGGGTGCGTAATCGCGCGTCGGGTACAGGTGATACGGAAGGTCCTTCGATTCGATGGGCACGTTGACTTCAAAGAGAACGGCCAGCCCCCAGTCGGTCAGCAGAACTTCGCCGTAATCGCCCAGCATCACCTGCGCGGGCTTCAGATCCCGATGCATCACGCCGCGTGAATGGGCGAAGGCAACCGCCTGGCTGACCTGCGCGAGAATCGGCAGATGCCTGGACAGCAGATCGTCTACCGACAACTCGCGGAACTCCGCCGCCAGGACTTCATTCCAGGACTTGCCGCTGACCATCTTCATGGAAAGCAGCGGGATACCGGCTTCATCAAATCCAAAATCGTAGACGGGAAGGATGTTCGGATGATCGAGCAGCGCGGCGATCATTGCCTCGCCCTGGAAGGCGCGGCTCATCAAACTGCTGGAGACGCCTTCCTCTTCGTACTCGATCTGGCGGAGTTTCTTGACCGCGACGATTCGCCACAGCCCGCGCTGGATGGACTCCCAGACTTCGCCCATTGTCCCGCGACCGACACGGCGCATGAACTCGAAGCCCGACGACTGCGTGCGTTCCTTGTCTGCGGGACTCAGGAGTGAACCGGGAAGATCCTCCCGCCGCTTCAGGCGTCCACCCAGCGTCGGAATGGAGCTTCCTTCCTCGCGTGGGAGTGGATTCTCATCCGAGCTCTCCACATAAGGGAGATCCCTGAAACTCTCGTCTCTGGGGTCTAGTGACTCGTTCGGATCGTCCGGCATCCCGCGAGGATGGGATCGCTTCCCCGGCAGCGTCGAGTCTTCTCCAGGTTTGTGATCGTTGTCGCTCATCCCAATAGAACATCCGCGGAGGGGCTTCTCAGCCGTCGACGGACTTTCTCTTCTCCAGATTCCCCAATCTGACAACCGGACGGAATATGGCCACATATCCCTTTGTGCATCAAGGGATTATACCGGTTCGGCGATAAAGAGGAGCGTTCGGGGGCGGTCGATGAACCGGCCAATCCCAACGCCCATCTTCCTTGAGCAATAGTCAATCCATGCCAAAGATGGCATGCTTGGCGCAGATGTAGCCACGATCCTCATTGTCAGGACCGGTTTTTCTGGCGAGGATCCTGCACACAGCCTGGATGAGCGGCCTCTTGGCCGTCCTGAGCCTCACCCACGGAGAGCGCGCATGACTGCAATGGACACCGGCCAACTCCTCTCATTCCCCTACGAGATGTTCGAGAAGCTCGACGTGGGATGTCTCGTCATCGGCCCGGACCGCAAGATTCGAAGGATCAATGGGCCGCTGCAGGATCTTGGCCTCAGCACAGGCAAGACCGTCGGCTTGACCGCGGAGAATGCCCTCGCCCCCTGGGTCGAGGCTCCGAATGCCGCGAAGGTTATCTTCGATGCCGTCGAATCGGCCTTCCAGGGCCAAGTCATCTCTCTCGGCGAGGACATGCAGGCCGTCTTCGCGGAGCCACTCGACCGTCCGCAGCGGCTTGCTTTCATCCCCCTCGGGGCGACGGCCGGCGAGGCAATGGTTGCGATTGTCTTTCTCGACGATTCAGAGAGCCGCGGCGTGCGCGGGCGCTTTGCTAGGATTCTCGATTCTGCGCCCGACGGCGTGATGGTGATCGATGCGAATCGCCGCGTTCGCGTTTTCAATCGTGCCTGTGGCGAGTTGCTCGGGCGCGATCCCCGCGATGTGGTCCGCAGCAATTGCGAATGCTCCGACGTCATTGGCTGCCACACGGAGCACGGCGTCTCGTATGCGACGATGCTGTGCCCGGCCCGGGCGCTGTTCCGCGGCCTGGTGAATCACCAGACGGAGGAAATGCTCTGCGGAAACGCTCGCGGCGAGGAACGTTGGATCGAGACGACCTACAGCCCTGTCCGAGGGCGTGAGGGTGAAATCGAGTACGTGATCGGCATTATCCGCGACGTCCACGAGCGGAAGATCTTGGAGGAGCGCCTCCATCAGACCGAGAAGCTGGCCTCGCTCGGCCAACTGACCGCCGGCATCGCCCACGAAATCAAGAACCCGCTCGGGATCATTCTCTCATCCGTTGAAGTCATCCTGGATGAGAAGCGCCCCGAGAACATGCGCAAAGAAGCCGCCCAGTTCATCAAGGAAGAGGTCCAGCGTCTCGACAGCAGAATCCGATCCTTCCTGTCCTTCGCGCGCCCGCAGCCGATTCACTCCGAGCCCGTTGTGCTCAACGGCGTAATCCGCCGCAGCGTGGGGGCGTTTGCGCTGGCCGAAGGGGCGATCGACGTTGAACTGGACCTGGAGTGTCCCGAAGTCATCGTGCAGGCTGATCCCGACCTGATTCACCAGGTCCTGACGAATTTGCTGCTCAATGCCGCCGAATCCATTCGTGGTCCGGGCCGGATTGCCGTGCGGACACGCACAGAAGGCGATTTCGTGCTCATCCACATCGATGATGACGGGCCCGGAGTGCCGGAGGAAGACCGGCATCGCATCTTCGATCCATTCTACACAACGAAGGCCGAAGGCACCGGCCTTGGCCTGTCGATCGTCTACCAGTTGGTCAGCGAACACCGCGGAACCATCAACGTGTCCACATCGCCCTTCGACGGCGCGCGGTTTACGATCAGACTCCCGCTCCGCCTGCCGGCACAGTTTACCTGACAGGCTGCCCACGAATACGAAGAGCCCCCCAGCGATCGGGGGGCTCTTCGTATTAATCGCTTGTAAATGGCGGCTTAGTTCAACTCAGCCATGTGTTCCTGGATGCGCTCCTGGTCATCGCCATCGACGTGCTTCAGGTAAACTTCCCAGGTCGACTTCGCCTGGGGCACGTGACCGGTCTTCTCGTAGCAGAGAGCCAGGTTGTGGATGGCCTGAACCATCTCTTCGTCGATTTCGACGGCGCGCTTGAAGTGAACGATCGCCTCGCTCCAGTTCTCTTCCTGGGCGGCCTGAACGCCGAGGTTGTAGAAGTCCACCGCCTCGGTCAGCTCAAACCCAAGGTCCCGCAGGATCGTCGCGGATTCCGCCGGATTGACGGAGTTCAGCAGAGTCAGCCCATAACGGCCCAGAGCCACATCGTAATCCAGCTTCAGTGTCTCGCGATAGCGATCGAGTTCGCGTTCGTACAGATCGGGGTCTTTCTTTGCCATGAAAACAAGCCTGTCGCAAAAATGTTGGGCCCGGCACGGCGTGCGGCCGGACAATGACGCGCATCGGTATCTGACAGCCCGGGGCGGTGTCGAGGGAAAAGACTTGCCTCGCTGAGCGGCGGCCGTGCGCCACGAAGCTGGGCCGCGGAATCCATCTCCTGCCCCTCACGACCCACCGCGGTCCGGGACGTGTCTTTTTGAGCCACGCCCACCCTCTCGCGCCGGCTCAATCATCGCCTAACCACAAGAAAATCAAACGGTTCGCTGCCGTTACGTCGGGAACACTCCGCTGGCCTTCATTTTGCGCCCCTGTCCGCCAGACAGAGATGTAGTTTCCCGGAGGCGTTAGGACATATGAGCAAAGTAATCGGAATCGATCTGGGCACCACGAACTCGTGCGTCGCCGTTATGGAAGGCGGCGAGGCCGTCGTGATCACCAGTTCGGAAGGCTCTCGCACCACCCCGTCGGTGGTCGCGTTCACCAAGGACGGCGAGCGCCTGACCGGTCAGGTCGCCAAGCGGCAGGCCATTACCAATCCCGAAAACACGATCTTCTCGATCAAGAGATTCATGGGAATGAAGTACTCGGAGATGCAGAAGGAAGCCGGGCGCGTTCCCTATCACATCAAGGCAGCCGACAACGGCGACGCAGCGGTCGACATCAAAGATCGTCTGTACTCTCCGCCCGAAATCAGCGCCATGATCCTGCAGAAGATGAAGCAGACCGCCGAGGACTACCTCGGACACAAGGTCGAGAAGGCTGTCATCACGGTCCCGGCCTATTTCAACGACTCGCAGCGCCAGGCGACCAAAGATGCCGGCCGCATCGCCGGTCTTGAAGTTCTGCGCATCATCAACGAGCCGACGGCCGCGTCGCTGGCCTACGGTCTCGATAAGAAGAAGGATGAGAAGATCGCCGTCTACGATCTCGGCGGTGGCACGTTCGATATTTCCATCCTCGAGTTGGGCGAAGGCGTCTTCGAGGTGAAGTCCACCAACGGCGACACGCACCTGGGCGGCGACGATTTCGACCAGGCCGTGATCGATTGGCTGGCCGACCAGTTCAAGCAGGAAAACGGCATCGATCTGCGCCAGGACCGTATGGCCCTACAGCGCCTGAAGGAAGCGGCCGAGAAGGCCAAGGTCGAGCTCTCCAGCTCGATGTCCACGAACATCAATTTGCCCTTCATCACCGCCGACGCCAGTGGCCCGAAGCACCTGAATGTCGATTTGAGCCGCAGCCAGTTCGAGCGCCTCGTCGAGCCGCTCGTCGAGCGCACGGTTGGCCCCTGCAAGAAGGCGCTGGCCGACGCCGGTCTCGACGCCAGCGAAGTCGATGAAGTCATCCTCGTTGGCGGCTCGACCCGCATCCCGATGGTTCAGGAGAGCGTGCGGAAGGTCTTCGGTAAGGAGCCCAACCGCAGCGTCAACCCAGACGAAGTCGTTGCCATCGGCGCCGCGATCCAGGGCGGCGTGCTGGCGGGCGACGTCAGCGACGTGCTGCTTCTGGATGTCACGCCGCTTTCCCTCGGCATCGAGACCTTGGGCGGCGTCTGCACCAAGCTGATCCCGCGCAACACGACGATTCCGACGAAGAAGAGCGAAATCTTCAGTACCGCCAGCGACAGCCAGCCCAGCGTGACTATCCACGTGCTCCAGGGTGAGCGCGAAATGTCCATGGATAACAAGTCGCTCGGCAAGTTCAACCTCGACGGCATCCCGGCCGCTCCGCGCGGCGTTCCGCAGATCGAGGTGACCTTCGATATCGACGCGAACGGCATTCTGCATGTCTCCGCCAAGGATCTGGGCACCGGCAAGAGCCAGAAGATCCGCATCGAGGCCGGTTCAGGGCTCGATGAAGGCGAGATCGACAAGATGGTGCGCGAAGCCGAAGAGCACGCCGCCGAAGACAAGGCCAAGCGTGATGCCATTGCGGCTCGCAACGAAGCCGACGCCCGTGTCTACGGCGCAGAGAAGATGATGCGCGAGTACGGCGATAAGATCGCCGCCGACCAGAAGGGCGCTATCGAATCCGCCATCGAAGAGGCCAAGAAGGCCTTGGAAGGCACCGATCTCGAGCTCATCAAGTCGACCGGCGAGGCCCTGGAGCAGGTGCTCCAGAAGGCCGGCGAGGCGATGTATGCTTCGGCCCAGCAGGCCGCCGGCGGAGCCCCTGGTGCGGGCCCGGAAACACCGGGAACACCCCCTCCCGAGGGTGCCGATGACGACGTCGTCGACGCGGAATTCGAGAAGGTCGACGACGAGAAGAAGTAAGCCGGATCACTTTTTCCTTTGCCTTCGGGGGGCTATCGGCTTAGGACCACGCTTCCCGACGGCAGGAAATCGTTTGTTTCCCAGCCAGTCCAATCCACGCGGCAGGTAGTCAGTTATGGCGAAAAAGGAAAAGATGTGCGAGGCCGACGGCAAGTACTTGATGATTAATGCGGTGGCGCGTCGCGCCAAGCAGCTTATCAAGACCGGCCGACCCACAATCCCTTACGCGGAAGGCAACTTCGACCCCGTCGATGTGGCTCGCGAAGAAATCGCCGCCAGCAAGGTCATCGTCCGCAACCGCAACGAGGAATCCGGCGAGCTCGAGAAGCTCACCTGAAGGATCCCTCTTCACCCGGAATTGAAACAAGCCCCCGCATCCGTGCGGGGGCTTTGATTTATAGTCGATTCACTGTCAGACGCTGTTACTACTTCTTCCGTCTGCGGCGGCGACGACGGCCGCCGGACTTCGCTTCGCCCTCGGCACCTTCGGCCTTAGGAGCCTGGGGCTTTCCGTCCTTCTTCTTGGCTCCGCCGCGGCGCGACCTGGTTCTTGCCGGCTTGGCAGACTTGTCGTCCTTCTTCTCAGTCGATGCTGCCGCCTGTTCTTTTGCGCCGTCTCCGCCCTTCGACTTGTCACGCGAGCGCCTGCGGCGGCGACGGCGGCCCTTCTTATCCGAATCCTCCCCGGAGTCTTCCTCCGAGTCCGACTTAGCCTTTGCCTTTGGCTTGGCAGGTTGCTTGGGTTCCGGCTCCTTTGCGGGCGGGGGCTCGGGCGAGACGAGTCCACGGGCCTCGGCCCGTTCGCTCAACTTCTTCTCCAGGACCTTGGCCATGCTCTTCATCTGATCGGGCACGCGGACGTCTTCCATGTCCTCGATCGAGACCTTGAGGGTCGGCCCATCCTGCATCTTGACCGTGTATTCGCCAGTCAGGATGTTCCGATCGATGATGATGCCTTCTTTGCCCTCGGCCTTGATCGTCGCCCCCTTTGGCATCAGGCGCTTGTTCATGTCGCGGTACTGATCGACTTCGTAGGAAAGGCAGCACAGCAGGCGCCCGCATTGACCGGAGAGCTTGCTTGGCGGAAGATTGATGTCCTGGTCCTTCGCCATGCGGATGCTGATGGGGCGGAATTCCGGCAGCCACTGCGAACAGCAGGTTCTCAAGCCGCAGACGCCAAATCCGTCGATGACCTTCGCCTCGTCGCGCACGCCGATCTGCCAGAGTTCAATACGTGCGCGCAGAATCAACGACAATTCGCGGACCAACTGGCGGAAGTCGACGCGTTGATCGCTGGTGAAATTGTAGATCACTCGCCCATCGCCAGGGTCGATCCGAACGGTCGAGATTTTCATCGGCAGCTTCAGTTCGCGCGCCTTCTCCTTGCAGAGATTCAGCGCGCGGCTCTCTTCGGATTTGCGGACGAAGAAGGCCTCCTTTTCCTCTGCCGTGGCTCGACGCAGAATCCGTCGGAACCGTTCCTGGCGCAGCTTCAGTTGATCGGTCGAGACGAACTCGACGGCGGCGATAATGCCAATATCCTGGGACCCTTCGCGCTCGGCGACGACGAACTCCGAGGGGCTCAGATCTCCGATGCCGGGTGCGGTATAGCGCAGTGGCATTTCGTTAGGGGCGAATTTGAGGCTTACCAGTTGGGCCATTGTTCCAAGGACATCTTTGCTCGAGATTCCGTAATTCCTGCAGATTCGGCGGGATTTCGCCGAACTGGTGTCTCTCCCCGTCTCCACCGGGCAAACAAGCTTGCACGACGCCCCGCGGGCGCGCTAGCGATTTTCCTCTGTCGCCGGACGGCAGAATTCGACTCGCGGAGAGGCCCGAAGTGGAAGACGCACAGGCCG
This genomic window from bacterium contains:
- a CDS encoding PAS domain-containing protein → MTAMDTGQLLSFPYEMFEKLDVGCLVIGPDRKIRRINGPLQDLGLSTGKTVGLTAENALAPWVEAPNAAKVIFDAVESAFQGQVISLGEDMQAVFAEPLDRPQRLAFIPLGATAGEAMVAIVFLDDSESRGVRGRFARILDSAPDGVMVIDANRRVRVFNRACGELLGRDPRDVVRSNCECSDVIGCHTEHGVSYATMLCPARALFRGLVNHQTEEMLCGNARGEERWIETTYSPVRGREGEIEYVIGIIRDVHERKILEERLHQTEKLASLGQLTAGIAHEIKNPLGIILSSVEVILDEKRPENMRKEAAQFIKEEVQRLDSRIRSFLSFARPQPIHSEPVVLNGVIRRSVGAFALAEGAIDVELDLECPEVIVQADPDLIHQVLTNLLLNAAESIRGPGRIAVRTRTEGDFVLIHIDDDGPGVPEEDRHRIFDPFYTTKAEGTGLGLSIVYQLVSEHRGTINVSTSPFDGARFTIRLPLRLPAQFT
- a CDS encoding DNA-directed RNA polymerase subunit omega; its protein translation is MAKKEKMCEADGKYLMINAVARRAKQLIKTGRPTIPYAEGNFDPVDVAREEIAASKVIVRNRNEESGELEKLT
- a CDS encoding tetratricopeptide repeat protein, with protein sequence MAKKDPDLYERELDRYRETLKLDYDVALGRYGLTLLNSVNPAESATILRDLGFELTEAVDFYNLGVQAAQEENWSEAIVHFKRAVEIDEEMVQAIHNLALCYEKTGHVPQAKSTWEVYLKHVDGDDQERIQEHMAELN
- a CDS encoding protein kinase: MSDNDHKPGEDSTLPGKRSHPRGMPDDPNESLDPRDESFRDLPYVESSDENPLPREEGSSIPTLGGRLKRREDLPGSLLSPADKERTQSSGFEFMRRVGRGTMGEVWESIQRGLWRIVAVKKLRQIEYEEEGVSSSLMSRAFQGEAMIAALLDHPNILPVYDFGFDEAGIPLLSMKMVSGKSWNEVLAAEFRELSVDDLLSRHLPILAQVSQAVAFAHSRGVMHRDLKPAQVMLGDYGEVLLTDWGLAVLFEVNVPIESKDLPYHLYPTRDYAPCPAGTPSFMAPEQTKDVPDDLGPWTDCYLLGGILYYLLTKHSPHPGSSTDQALAHAADGDIIPFEEVAPDREVPKALGELAMWALSPDPQSRPTALEFHAALRDFITGARNRQESRSLTSEVSTASIGNNYRDFADALAKLGQARVLWPGNPDYDAQREDLVERYARLALKRGDLKLARGEAERLGNLVRREEVLGLVDAAESKRSANKRNLRIFAAVIVILTIIAATGAVSLTTRLSDANSRVLEQLEQANEARLATQQAKGLAERETMRARLLLAESLASQGRRTEAVEELLHIPERDRYWEWGYLMTLAINDLWEIPFEYLDWSPSKNYAIGVNEESGLCVVKAETGQVLFEVANRAPEGMLVAYSQDESRIALVGDGVPLLVIDTAQWDVVTQFESPMEAAITAMEFSPDGKQIALGDQSGAISIVDLESGDVRPMVPHRRYIRALYWGANRLITISSNETRRCDPETGEAELLYETGAIESRWHAFYHTSDRQRRYFATGQGNSPALYGRIDSGPLRKAEVSVAGLTMSNDPARLLISCGYSFPQYQIIDMKSGDVLPASPPYPLMQENPRPEGFAGREVGSADLAEDEQHLLVYGDGKMRLMTFPGMLDVSLMQEFPVAGTRRIVLMPSGDAVWIVDEKGKTHIRSIETPYVGTRIPGGVAAFDESDQFVSAISLRWFEQRDVETGDILFVGGREYNLYIGSMMTDDDSVIYIPGVRGDIFTIEKSRRSDSAILGVYTFEGSVGTFALEPNSGHLAVTNEEGTHISLYSLEDKEARHLGDWDARDKESLLDIRYTSDGTKLVVAMDDGRLLVLQASSGELLSERLAHKSGIRELTYDRRLKVFITIGADKTVRLWDDGTLKPRERMSFPFDISGVRVSQNGKLLLAWPEKGRPVLRDLNSGHLIAKLDRTDFPMHNVKFIGNDTRVVSSWQGAARLWSTETGREMFSFERGFGAICPTSCHFIYMSSEYEGTLMKIAPTHSWELADDGSGTFRQRLNRWMIERYKEWRLNRVRQRMPDEINLLSELDARVDGPQPQDVLRILYPLCMKQPALSPELHRVCGDVVARFWMSQPESFLDFGDGHSEELFRRLILDEPDLALGSVGSAAIASGAKEAMRFLKLDAIDDPSEVDAAVRALDNMARVFELRDDRERAVVAAGYSWSLRALCGLPPDSGSGVLQRLGATPPPLPPSELCLDVSTGFAPMMLDSIPELKPGTTREDLDALRQKAWDEYLSARAEYLRSVPQLDWRAVIIEQQTSPNWRPYPPGTTAKDLAEELRQHFESVIYGDGGLDGALATERDRLEGLFAWMGEQDAPDPVSADAY
- the dnaK gene encoding molecular chaperone DnaK — translated: MSKVIGIDLGTTNSCVAVMEGGEAVVITSSEGSRTTPSVVAFTKDGERLTGQVAKRQAITNPENTIFSIKRFMGMKYSEMQKEAGRVPYHIKAADNGDAAVDIKDRLYSPPEISAMILQKMKQTAEDYLGHKVEKAVITVPAYFNDSQRQATKDAGRIAGLEVLRIINEPTAASLAYGLDKKKDEKIAVYDLGGGTFDISILELGEGVFEVKSTNGDTHLGGDDFDQAVIDWLADQFKQENGIDLRQDRMALQRLKEAAEKAKVELSSSMSTNINLPFITADASGPKHLNVDLSRSQFERLVEPLVERTVGPCKKALADAGLDASEVDEVILVGGSTRIPMVQESVRKVFGKEPNRSVNPDEVVAIGAAIQGGVLAGDVSDVLLLDVTPLSLGIETLGGVCTKLIPRNTTIPTKKSEIFSTASDSQPSVTIHVLQGEREMSMDNKSLGKFNLDGIPAAPRGVPQIEVTFDIDANGILHVSAKDLGTGKSQKIRIEAGSGLDEGEIDKMVREAEEHAAEDKAKRDAIAARNEADARVYGAEKMMREYGDKIAADQKGAIESAIEEAKKALEGTDLELIKSTGEALEQVLQKAGEAMYASAQQAAGGAPGAGPETPGTPPPEGADDDVVDAEFEKVDDEKK